ACAGCAGAGCAAACAGCGCGAACCAAAGGCACAATTGTTTTCCGTTCATGGCCAATTCAGGTTGAGTTGTATTAAACGTTTAAATTGCTGGGCTGAAATGCGAAGCTCAATGCGATGCTTTCGCTTGGGTAATTAGAAAGTTTGAAAACTTATCTGCAGAGTGCTATTCAAATAGTGCGTTATTGACGATTGATTGTCGAGTGGCGGccgttgcctttgctgctTCGGTGGTAACTGAATAAgggcaaaacaacaaattgttgacCATATGCCGCTGATTGTCACGCAATTATCCGGCTCCGAAATGAAATCGATATTCCACACAACCTCATATATGTCCTGAACTCCTGCTGACCGCAATGCCAACGTCCTGAATAATAGATCATGTGaactctctcgttctctccgTCAGTCGCATTGCAATGGAATTAACATAGCGTCCAAGGACATGACAATAATGGTTCACGGTTCTTTGGTTAATCGGACAGTTggcaaaaataccaaatgccaaatgccaaatgtaGAGTGTAGTATTATCTATTTAACTGACTACTTGAATACCCTACGATTAAGCTGCTATCATTAGCCATGCATCGACTTAGGCTTATCATTGTGATAATGGCAATTGTGCCTTTGTTCAAATGATaagtcataaataaattgcttgcATATTGTTTAGTTGTTTCTAAGTTGTAGTTGCTTGTTGCAAAATGTTGTTCACCTCGATCCTGCTGCAATCAAGTGAGTGCTACAAATGCGTTTCCAATATTCTCATTATACAAATGTTTCGCTATAAATAGGCCTTGGTTTGTTCCTCCTACTCCTGCCACCCAGTTGGGGAATTGTTTGCTATCATTGCGATTCCATCGCATTGCCCGAATGTGCCCAAACCCTGGGTGAAGTGGGCCTGCTGCCGTACAAGGAATGCTCCACGGAACTGACGTGTGCCATGTCCATTGGTGAGTTCAGCTAACGAATTCCCCTACGATTTCTCAACTACATTTCCCTCACTCTTTGTAGTCGATTCCATTACGTATCGTGGCTGTGGCGCTGAAACTCCAACCACCCAAGCTACCTACTCCAAGCGCTGCTCCTCGAATCTCTGCAATGCTGGCGTCTATCCGCCAGGTCGCCTCAAGTGTCATCATTGCGCAGGGGAGACTTGTGTGGCAGCACCCGCTGGCAAGCCGCATCCTTGTCTTCAGCACTACGAAGTAGATCAATGCTATACGGAGGTGTTGAATGCCACTTGGGCGTATCGTGGCTGCAGCTCCGATCAGAATCACacggcagctgccacagcacAACTCTGCGATATCAATGGCTGCAATGAGGAGGAAGGCGCTTGGACTTTGTCCTGCGTCAGCTGTGACTCCCAGCAAACGCTTGGCTGCAAAATGGATCTGTTTCAGCTGAGCAACAGTGCAGCGTGCAACATCAGTCAGTTCGAACAGTGTGAGATGCAAATGTTGCTGAGTGATGAAGAGCCACAATACTGCTTCAGCTATCACCACTTGAGTCGTGTGGTGCGTGGTTGTTCAGCTGAGTTACCAGCAGAACTGAAAGCAGTTAAGGATGATCTTGTGCAATGCGCTACGGCGGACAATTGCAATGCGGGCTGCATGCCACAGCAACGTTGCCTCAACTGCAACTCCATCGATCAGCAGCAATGTCGCACCAACGCCACCTCAATGAGCAGCAGCTACTGCGGCTCAGCGGAGGCTTCCTCCTGCTATGCCTGCGAGTATGATGATTGGAGCGTGCAACGCGGTTGCGGTGCACCGCCCACAACTGCTGCAACACTCAATTGCTACGAATGTGATGGCAGCACTCAGCAAACTTGTAACGCCGTCGACTTTACGCGCTGCTATCGATGCAACAGCGACGAAGCAGGCGCTGGTTGCGCCAACTGGCAGCGTCCTGGTGGCATCTACATCGAGGAATGCTCGCTGCCTGCTGCCCCTTGTCTTGTGCTTAATCACTTGAATGGCACCACAGAGCGTGGCTGTCAACGTAAGGATTTCCACTGCAATGCAACGACTGTGGCCAAGTGTCGCAGTTGCGATGGCAGCTTCTGCAACACGGGCGCCTTTCCCGAGCAGCGTTTGTGGTGTCATCAGTGCGAGAATTGCGAGCAAGTTGCACTGGGGCAGGACTCCGTGCCTTGTCCTCTGTTGGCCAATGAGCCGAGTGATCAAAGTGCTGCCTGCTTGGAGTTCTACGATGAGCACAGCAAGCAAGTAATGCGTGGCTGTCGCTCCAACTCGAAGCTGTACTACGAGTGCTTGCTGCGCAGTGGCAATGATCCGAGTTGTCGTCTGTGCCACACACCAGGTTGCAACGATACGCCGGGGCAACAGTTGCGTGGTGACAGCTTGGAGACCGAAGAAAACTCACTAATGATCAGATCAACGGCTGCGAAGAGATTTACAATGTTCACAGCATCGCTTAGTTGGTTTTGCATTACTTATCAGCTAATTGTATTTAACCAGGGActgtaaaattaaatgcattttaatttttcatgttttcctcaatgattaattttaaacaatttcataaacattttcaaaactTATTAACTTACACATTGGGGACTTGTCCAAAAACATTGATTTTACTGCAATAGatgttgttctaagtttattcctagtatattttttattaaaaaaaagtctaTTGACGCTAACCAGCTATATAAAAGAATCGAATCTATATGGAGCAACTACAACAGTTCTAATCATCATAGTCATGCGGTTTGTAGCTGGGACTGAGAGCGCGTCCACGATGATTGAATGTGTAGAACGATGGGAAGTTGCCGAGGGTGTCCCAGGTCTTTGCCTGCATGTCGACAGTGGCCCGGATCTCCTTAAAATCGCCCACAATCTGGATAATATTGTAGACGACAATCATCAGGCTGATCACCGTTTGCAGTATAATCTAATTGGAGACTTGCAAATTAGTATCAGGTTAAAAAgggaaatatatttacttacaTCCAATGGTAGACTGCTCCACTCCTGTTCAGTGAGCCTCAAATAAGTGCGATCTAcattaaattagttaaatttaattgtaattcatCATTAGCGGTAAAAAGTTGACTTTGCACTTACGATGAGCAGCTGAAAAGGCAGCATGTGCAAGACTTGCGAAGCCGCCGATTAATagcaatttattaaagaacTTGCTGCCCATTTTCAGTTATAAAAGCCAcgtaatttaattcaaaataacagAAGTGCAATGTGCAGTGAGAAACaggcaacttttttttattaaatctaatttaatttgacagTCACCCCGGAACTGAAACAGCTGTTTGACGTTGGCGTTGCCGTATTTGTGCAAAGAATTGCTGTACTCGCATTCACAATAGTATTTCGTTAGGTTTCTGCGTTGCCTCTCtctatttcgtatattttttaattaaatttgttgtttataatacaattttgatACCGAAAGGAAAATCGAAGAAACTGGTTTTGTAAGCGTATAGGTTTTAGGAAAAccaagcaatttaaaatggcTGTTCAAAACGACGCTCCTCTTTaacgtattttttttaaatataccaaatgaaattCTGCTTATGGTCCTACCACGACACTGCTttttaataatcaataaacGTTTTTTCTTAACAGAAATAATGTCTGAATTGgtataaagaataatttatttaatatttatagtgtTTGTATTATGTGGCTGCACATAaatttttgtcatttaaaatcgatattttcaaaaaattttaaaatcatcgATATCAGCTTCATCGATGTTTCTTTACTGTCTCGTCGTTCGTATGCTGTTCATTCGTGTTTCTGACTTCGGGTGCTGTGGATGCTTTGCGCgctttattgaaaacatacgCAACATAAAAAGCATATTcgtaataacaaaaaaacctGCACATACATAAGTTAACCCGGTCTTTTCCCGCGCATCTTAAACGCCAACTATTTAAAACAACTCCAGAACATAAATTTGCACtttctgtgtttgtgtgtgggcgtgCACTTGTTTAGTGTccacttgtgtgtgtgagtgcgtgtggTTGTGTGTATCCTTGCGTCCTCGCTGCCCCCGCCGTCGTTCTCGTCATTTCTGCACTGTGCCAGCCAAGGGTGTGGTGTGTGTGAAAAATTCCAGCACAGCGCGACAGCGAAAAAAcgagtaataaataaattgaattgaaattgaaactgaaacatGTCGGTCTCCTCGAACGCCTCCTCTGCTGCCTCGTGCAACGGCAGCGCTGATGAtagcataacaacaaca
This DNA window, taken from Drosophila nasuta strain 15112-1781.00 chromosome 2L, ASM2355853v1, whole genome shotgun sequence, encodes the following:
- the LOC132789216 gene encoding uncharacterized protein LOC132789216 gives rise to the protein MLFTSILLQSSLGLFLLLLPPSWGIVCYHCDSIALPECAQTLGEVGLLPYKECSTELTCAMSIVDSITYRGCGAETPTTQATYSKRCSSNLCNAGVYPPGRLKCHHCAGETCVAAPAGKPHPCLQHYEVDQCYTEVLNATWAYRGCSSDQNHTAAATAQLCDINGCNEEEGAWTLSCVSCDSQQTLGCKMDLFQLSNSAACNISQFEQCEMQMLLSDEEPQYCFSYHHLSRVVRGCSAELPAELKAVKDDLVQCATADNCNAGCMPQQRCLNCNSIDQQQCRTNATSMSSSYCGSAEASSCYACEYDDWSVQRGCGAPPTTAATLNCYECDGSTQQTCNAVDFTRCYRCNSDEAGAGCANWQRPGGIYIEECSLPAAPCLVLNHLNGTTERGCQRKDFHCNATTVAKCRSCDGSFCNTGAFPEQRLWCHQCENCEQVALGQDSVPCPLLANEPSDQSAACLEFYDEHSKQVMRGCRSNSKLYYECLLRSGNDPSCRLCHTPGCNDTPGQQLRGDSLETEENSLMIRSTAAKRFTMFTASLSWFCITYQLIVFNQGL
- the LOC132789236 gene encoding ER membrane protein complex subunit 5 is translated as MGSKFFNKLLLIGGFASLAHAAFSAAHHRTYLRLTEQEWSSLPLDIILQTVISLMIVVYNIIQIVGDFKEIRATVDMQAKTWDTLGNFPSFYTFNHRGRALSPSYKPHDYDD